One window of Inquilinus sp. KBS0705 genomic DNA carries:
- a CDS encoding polyprenyl synthetase family protein: MLNINEIKKPIAAEIDVFEEKFRSSMKSSVPLLDRITHYIVKRKGKQIRPMFVFFSASICGGINESTHRGAALVELLHTATLVHDDVVDNSYQRRGFFSINALWKNKIAVLVGDYLLSKGLLLSIDNGDFKLLKIVSEAVKQMSEGELLQIEKVRRMDIGETVYYEVIRQKTASLIASCCACGAASAGADDATIEKMRLFGEKIGIAFQIKDDMFDFGTDDVGKPLGIDIKEKKVTLPLIYALNNADSSEKKHIINLVKNHNDDSKKINEIIRFVKEKGGLQYAETQMKTYTAAAFDILNTFPPGEARTGLEQLVRFTTERNK; encoded by the coding sequence ATGCTGAACATCAACGAGATCAAAAAACCCATAGCTGCAGAAATAGACGTTTTTGAAGAGAAATTCCGCTCTTCGATGAAAAGCTCTGTACCCCTGCTTGATCGTATTACCCATTACATTGTTAAGCGTAAAGGCAAGCAAATAAGGCCCATGTTTGTGTTTTTTTCGGCCAGTATATGCGGCGGAATTAACGAAAGTACCCACCGCGGAGCGGCCCTGGTAGAGCTTTTGCATACTGCTACACTGGTGCACGATGATGTGGTTGATAACTCGTACCAGCGCCGGGGCTTTTTCTCGATAAACGCTTTATGGAAAAACAAGATAGCCGTGCTGGTGGGCGATTACCTGCTATCAAAAGGCTTGCTGCTGTCTATTGATAACGGCGATTTTAAGCTGCTTAAAATAGTATCAGAAGCGGTAAAGCAAATGAGCGAGGGCGAGTTGCTGCAGATTGAAAAGGTAAGACGAATGGATATTGGCGAAACGGTATATTACGAAGTGATACGCCAAAAAACAGCTTCGCTTATCGCATCCTGCTGTGCATGTGGTGCGGCATCGGCCGGTGCCGATGATGCCACTATCGAAAAAATGCGCCTGTTTGGCGAGAAGATAGGCATCGCTTTCCAGATAAAGGATGATATGTTTGATTTTGGTACCGATGATGTGGGTAAACCGCTAGGCATTGATATCAAAGAAAAAAAGGTGACCCTGCCGCTTATATATGCCTTAAATAATGCCGATAGCAGCGAGAAAAAGCACATCATTAACCTGGTAAAAAACCATAACGACGACTCGAAGAAGATAAACGAGATCATCAGGTTTGTTAAGGAAAAGGGCGGGTTGCAATATGCCGAAACGCAAATGAAAACCTACACCGCCGCAGCCTTTGATATTTTAAATACTTTCCCCCCCGGCGAAGCCCGCACAGGCCTGGAGCAACTGGTGCGCTTTACCACCGAGCGTAATAAATAG
- a CDS encoding TIGR00159 family protein, with protein MQAFDLSLLKFGVFDVLDVLLVAFIIYQLYNLIRGTIAANIFIGLITIYLLYLVVKALHMQLLTGILAKFVDVGIIAIIIVFQQEVRRFLLLVGKNASLQRNKAWWKYFFGKAEAEKNNYARIKPIIDACKTMKQTRTGALIVFAKYYDEQFYQNSCEVLEAKISKRMLETIFQKNSPLHDGAVVISENKIKSASCILPVTEKADLPAQFGLRHRAGIGVTESNDATAIIVSEETGEISYAKQGRIKMDISFAELEKLLNKDF; from the coding sequence ATGCAAGCCTTTGATCTCAGCTTACTAAAGTTTGGCGTATTTGATGTGTTGGATGTATTGCTGGTAGCTTTTATTATTTACCAGTTATATAACCTTATACGCGGCACCATAGCGGCCAATATATTTATTGGGCTTATTACCATTTACTTGTTGTATTTAGTGGTGAAGGCCCTGCACATGCAGCTGCTTACGGGCATACTGGCCAAGTTTGTTGATGTGGGTATCATTGCCATCATCATTGTTTTTCAGCAGGAGGTAAGGCGCTTTTTGCTGCTGGTGGGTAAAAATGCTTCGCTGCAGCGCAACAAGGCCTGGTGGAAATACTTTTTTGGCAAGGCCGAAGCCGAAAAGAACAACTACGCCCGCATTAAACCTATTATTGATGCCTGCAAAACCATGAAACAAACCCGCACGGGTGCACTCATAGTATTTGCCAAATACTACGATGAGCAGTTTTACCAAAATAGCTGCGAGGTACTTGAAGCCAAGATATCTAAACGGATGCTGGAAACCATTTTTCAGAAAAACAGCCCCTTGCACGATGGCGCGGTGGTGATATCAGAGAACAAGATCAAATCGGCCAGTTGCATACTACCCGTAACCGAAAAGGCGGATCTGCCCGCGCAGTTTGGCTTACGCCACAGGGCCGGCATAGGGGTAACCGAATCAAACGATGCCACAGCCATCATCGTATCCGAAGAAACCGGCGAAATATCATACGCCAAGCAGGGCCGCATTAAAATGGATATCAGCTTCGCTGAGCTGGAAAAGCTGCTGAATAAGGATTTTTAG
- a CDS encoding M1 family peptidase, which translates to MKTLYAAVLVGSLSACALGTANAQTAAPKPEDPALKIYRETPTKINDLIHTKLDVRFDYKKSYMYGKEWVTLKPHFYPTDSLRLDAKGMDLKTIAVVKNGKNIPLKFTYQDSLSVLIKLDKVYQNSENYTIYIDYTAKPNELKASGSAAITDAKGLYFINPLGTEKDKPTQIWTQGESESSSCWFPTIDKPNQKTTDEIVMTVPAKYVTLSNGRLASQKINGDGTRTDTWKQELPHSPYLFMMAVGDFKITKDTWKGKEVSYYLEPKYAPYAKDIFGFTPEVIDFYSKTLGVDYPWYKYSQIVVRDYVSGAMENTSATLHGEYVQGTRRELLDRYYDAGRSTIVHELFHQWFGDYVTAESWSNLTVNESFADFSETLWAEHKYGKDAGDDHINGDRLSYLNGGDTKSKNLVRFHYKSEMDMFDQVTYQKGGSILYMLRNYLGNAAFYKGLNIYLKTNAFKNGEAHQLRLAMEEASGRDLNWFFNQWYFGAGHPALNISYKYNDTTKLQTVYLQQTQDGNAFILPMAVDIYAGGKVQRHQIWMRDKTDTLNFSVATKPNLVNVDGDKALLARKTDSKTLDELVFQYFNAPLYLDRNEAITAAGKKQSDKGAQKVLIAALHDKYYPLQIKAINLLDMSNDDVRNAAQPILASLAQTDPNNLVKAAAISTLGKLKASGFTTLFKQSLNSESYALQGAALTALGDLNPGDAMNLAKGFEKDNKGALSQAILNIYAANGTDDQYEFVYNAYSESQPQTQYGLMAKFAAFTGRIKSSEWAQKGIKSITEFGVKYKKYGVSPQAVASLNSIKAARSAMGDTASVAAIDKALADIAKAE; encoded by the coding sequence ATGAAAACTCTTTACGCTGCCGTATTAGTCGGTAGCCTTAGCGCCTGTGCTTTAGGCACCGCCAATGCACAAACTGCCGCGCCAAAACCCGAAGATCCGGCATTAAAGATCTACCGCGAAACCCCAACCAAAATTAACGATCTGATACATACCAAACTGGATGTGCGGTTCGATTACAAAAAAAGCTATATGTATGGCAAGGAATGGGTTACTTTAAAACCTCACTTTTACCCTACCGATAGCTTAAGGCTGGATGCTAAAGGCATGGACCTTAAAACCATCGCGGTTGTAAAAAACGGCAAAAACATCCCGCTTAAATTTACTTACCAGGATAGCCTTAGCGTATTAATTAAACTGGATAAGGTTTACCAAAACAGCGAAAACTACACCATTTATATTGATTATACAGCTAAACCAAACGAGTTAAAAGCATCGGGCAGCGCGGCTATTACCGATGCCAAGGGTTTATACTTCATCAACCCGCTAGGCACCGAAAAGGACAAACCTACACAGATATGGACCCAAGGCGAAAGCGAAAGCTCATCGTGCTGGTTCCCTACTATTGATAAACCGAACCAAAAAACTACCGACGAGATAGTAATGACAGTTCCGGCTAAATATGTAACCTTATCAAACGGCCGCTTAGCATCGCAAAAAATAAATGGCGATGGCACCCGTACAGATACCTGGAAACAGGAGTTGCCGCACTCGCCTTACTTGTTTATGATGGCCGTGGGCGATTTTAAAATAACAAAAGACACCTGGAAAGGCAAAGAGGTTAGCTATTATTTAGAGCCTAAATATGCACCTTACGCTAAAGATATATTTGGTTTTACACCCGAGGTGATCGATTTTTACTCGAAAACATTAGGCGTTGATTACCCATGGTACAAATATTCGCAAATTGTGGTACGCGATTACGTAAGCGGCGCAATGGAAAATACCAGCGCCACCCTACATGGCGAATATGTACAGGGCACCCGCCGCGAATTGCTTGACCGCTATTACGATGCCGGCCGCAGCACCATTGTGCATGAGCTTTTCCATCAGTGGTTTGGCGATTATGTAACCGCCGAAAGCTGGAGCAACCTTACTGTGAATGAATCATTTGCTGATTTTAGCGAAACCCTTTGGGCCGAGCACAAATACGGCAAAGATGCCGGCGACGACCACATTAACGGCGACAGGCTAAGCTATTTAAACGGTGGTGATACCAAAAGTAAAAATCTGGTGCGTTTCCACTATAAAAGCGAGATGGATATGTTTGACCAGGTTACCTACCAAAAAGGTGGCAGCATTTTATATATGCTACGCAACTACTTAGGTAATGCGGCGTTTTACAAAGGCCTAAACATTTACCTTAAAACCAATGCCTTTAAAAACGGCGAAGCGCACCAATTACGCTTAGCAATGGAGGAAGCCAGCGGCCGCGACCTGAACTGGTTTTTTAACCAATGGTATTTTGGCGCAGGCCACCCTGCGCTTAACATCAGCTATAAATATAACGATACCACCAAATTACAAACCGTTTACCTGCAACAAACACAGGACGGTAATGCCTTTATTTTACCTATGGCGGTTGATATTTATGCCGGTGGTAAGGTACAGCGCCACCAAATTTGGATGCGCGACAAAACCGATACTTTAAACTTTAGCGTAGCCACTAAACCTAACCTGGTGAATGTAGACGGCGATAAAGCCTTACTGGCACGCAAAACCGACAGCAAAACGCTTGACGAACTGGTGTTTCAGTACTTTAACGCCCCGTTATATTTAGACCGCAACGAAGCCATTACCGCAGCAGGCAAAAAACAAAGCGATAAAGGCGCCCAAAAGGTACTGATAGCTGCCCTGCACGATAAGTACTACCCACTGCAAATAAAAGCTATTAACCTGCTGGATATGAGCAATGATGATGTACGCAATGCGGCACAGCCTATACTGGCATCATTAGCGCAAACCGACCCTAACAACCTGGTTAAGGCAGCCGCCATTTCCACCTTAGGTAAATTGAAGGCATCAGGCTTTACTACGTTGTTTAAACAGTCTTTAAACAGCGAATCGTATGCGTTGCAGGGTGCTGCCCTCACCGCCCTGGGCGACCTTAACCCGGGCGATGCTATGAACCTTGCTAAGGGTTTTGAAAAAGACAATAAAGGCGCTTTAAGCCAGGCTATACTAAACATTTACGCAGCAAACGGTACTGATGACCAGTACGAGTTTGTTTACAACGCCTATAGCGAAAGCCAGCCCCAAACCCAATACGGCTTAATGGCCAAGTTTGCCGCATTCACCGGCCGTATAAAAAGCAGCGAATGGGCTCAAAAGGGCATTAAATCAATAACTGAGTTTGGTGTTAAGTACAAAAAGTACGGCGTATCGCCACAGGCTGTGGCATCGTTAAACAGTATCAAAGCTGCACGTAGTGCCATGGGCGACACCGCTTCGGTGGCGGCTATTGATAAAGCTTTAGCCGATATTGCCAAAGCCGAATAA
- a CDS encoding Gfo/Idh/MocA family oxidoreductase, which produces MQRRRFIQNMAVTAGSTFLFSNSSLASGIYTGSPNKKVVLGVMGVNSRGAFLAQKLAAIPDAEIGYICDVDSIAMARCIADIEKITGKKPIGITDIRQLLEKKDLDALVIAAPDHWHAPATILACQAGKHVYVEKPCSHNPNEGEMAIAASIKYNRLVQMGSQRRSFDNVQKMVQELHNGIIGRAYFARGWYVNNRKSIGIGKEAPVPQNLNYDLWQGYAPRRPYKDNLIHYNWHWHWNWGTGEALNNGTHEIDVMRWGLGVDFPEKVTSSGGRFAFKDDWETPDTQTILVNFPNNTAISWEGRSCNGYNSEGVGRGVVFYGINGTIYYGGGNGYQVYDAANKLVKEVKDETSVDAGNKVSPTELLDLVHLQNFIKAIQGTEKINQPITEGHKSTLIPQLGNIAQRVGRVLNLDTANGHILHDNEAKKLWSRDYQPGWNLKV; this is translated from the coding sequence ATGCAACGCAGACGATTTATTCAAAACATGGCTGTAACGGCAGGCAGTACCTTTTTATTTAGTAACAGTTCACTTGCTTCGGGCATTTATACAGGCTCGCCTAATAAAAAGGTGGTGCTGGGTGTAATGGGTGTTAACAGTCGCGGTGCTTTTTTAGCCCAAAAACTGGCTGCCATACCCGACGCAGAAATAGGTTATATATGCGATGTTGATAGCATTGCTATGGCCAGATGTATTGCGGATATTGAAAAGATAACCGGTAAAAAACCCATAGGTATAACAGATATACGCCAGCTGTTAGAAAAGAAAGACCTGGATGCTTTAGTAATTGCCGCGCCCGACCACTGGCACGCGCCCGCAACCATTTTGGCCTGCCAGGCGGGCAAGCATGTATATGTAGAAAAACCCTGCAGCCACAACCCTAACGAAGGCGAGATGGCGATTGCTGCATCAATTAAATATAACCGCTTAGTGCAAATGGGCAGCCAGCGCCGATCTTTTGATAACGTACAAAAAATGGTGCAGGAACTGCATAATGGTATTATAGGAAGGGCCTATTTTGCACGGGGATGGTATGTAAACAACCGAAAATCAATTGGTATTGGTAAAGAGGCGCCTGTGCCGCAAAATTTAAATTACGACCTGTGGCAGGGATATGCGCCACGCCGCCCCTATAAAGATAACCTTATACATTATAACTGGCACTGGCACTGGAATTGGGGCACCGGCGAGGCCCTGAACAACGGCACACACGAAATTGACGTGATGCGTTGGGGTTTAGGTGTCGATTTTCCTGAGAAAGTGACCTCAAGCGGCGGCCGATTTGCATTTAAGGATGATTGGGAAACACCTGATACGCAAACCATCCTGGTTAATTTCCCTAATAACACAGCGATATCATGGGAGGGTCGTAGCTGCAATGGCTATAACTCCGAAGGTGTTGGCCGTGGTGTAGTGTTTTATGGCATTAATGGTACTATTTACTATGGCGGCGGCAACGGCTACCAGGTGTACGATGCTGCCAACAAACTGGTAAAAGAGGTAAAGGATGAAACATCGGTTGATGCGGGTAATAAAGTTAGCCCTACCGAACTGCTGGACCTGGTGCACCTGCAAAATTTTATAAAAGCCATACAAGGCACCGAAAAAATTAACCAACCAATTACCGAGGGGCATAAAAGTACATTGATACCCCAATTGGGTAACATAGCGCAGCGTGTTGGGCGAGTGTTAAATTTAGACACCGCTAACGGCCACATACTGCACGATAACGAAGCTAAAAAGCTATGGAGCCGCGACTACCAACCGGGCTGGAATTTAAAAGTATAA